ATTCAGACCCATATTGTGAGCCACTTTTATGGGAAATAATCCCAGCTTCCTTCACGTCAAACCTCTTCCGGCGGCTCCCACTGTGGAAGCTGGCCAGTTTCCTACCAACACTTCCTTTAACCTGGCCACCCCAGGCTGAGTCTAGCTTTCCAAAGGCCTTGAAGGCTTTTTTGGAAAGGCAGGCTCCCGCTTCCCAATCAACCCCTTTCCAGGAAGAAGCCAAAACTCTAGGCTTTTAGGGTTAACTCAAAACAAAGCTTCTCAAGTGCCCAATCCCAGGCAGGAACCAAACCGCCCGTGATTAAGGATCTCGTAAATCTGTGCGAGAAAAGGCGATTTCCTTTCCCACTCACCAGAGTGGATGAACATGTGCTTGGTGTAGTTTTTCCGCGAGCTGAACGTCTTGCGGCAGTGGCTACACTCATAGGCGGGTTGCTCAGCACCTTGGCCACCCGGGGCGCGCACAGGAGTGCCAGAGATGGCTGTGGCCTGAGCGGCAGGGGCCGCTGGCACCGCCTGCGTTTCTCCCAGCTGAGCACTGGGGGCTGCATCTGGCTGGAGCGTGGGGTAGAAGGTGGGCGGGGGTGCAGGGGCTGGCCCAGATGGAGTAGGAGGTGTTGGCGCTGGGGGGCCGGGAGCACCCAAGTGAAAGGGAAAGAGAGCCACGGGGGGCCCTGGGGTCTTCACACCTGTTGGGCGAGGCCCAGCCAGGGCACAGTCGGGTGGAGCAGACGTTTCCACCGGACAACTTTCTGGCCCTCCGCTGCTTTCCTCATGCCAAGCGGACACATAACTATCTGGGAACACATCTTCAGTGACCCCAGTCCCCCGAAGGAAATCTCTCCCGGCACCACCATAATCAGTGATGCCAGTGGATGCAGGGGGATCCTCTCGAGCGCTGTCAGCTGCAGTGGTAAGGAAGCCCCCTGCACAGTCGGGGAAGGCAGGGGGAGCCTGGCCCTCACCCGGGCCGCCGCCGCCTCCTTCACCTTCTTCAGCGTCGGTTTCTTCATCCGTTTCCTCATCGTCATCCTCTTCACCTCTGTCTTCAGGCGCGGCAGTCAGCGCTGGCTCCGCATCAGGCCCCTCAGCCTTGATGGGTGCTGGGGGTGCAGGTAGCTGAAGACGCGCGGGCTGGCGCTGCTTGCGGCTGTGCGCGGCGTTGGGATGACCCGGGGGGCGGGCGGCCAGCAAGTGGCGCAGACGGTGGCGCAGCTGCGCGGGTGCTAGTGGAGGGGGCACGGGTGGTGGCAGAGGCGCAGGCGCCGGGGTGTTGGGGACACGGGCACGAGCGATGATCTGTGTGCACTCGTCAATGACGGTCTGGATGCGAAGCACCGACGCTGCAGTGAGTACCTGCAGCGCTTCGCCCTGTGCCACCACCAACGAGCCGCTGTAAAGGAACTCGACCAGCTGGCGCACTGTCTGCGCAGGCACCACTGGTGGCACACGAATCTCTGAGTGGCCGAGCAGCAGTTTATCCTGAAAGAAGGGTGAGCCAGCGGCCAGCACACAGCGGTGAGCACGCAGAGAAGCCTCACGGATGCGCACGGTCACATCACAGAAGTGACCGCCTAGCCTCTGCCCATTGAGGGTCTCCAGTAGTGAGCGCGAAAAGTTCTGTAGGTGGATGTGGTGCACTGCCTCTGTGGCTGCCATCTGCAAGAGGAGGAGACAATGCGGatggctgttttcttttctagtctaCCCTAGTCAGATTTCCATATCCTAGTACCACGAAGGCCCCAAGCAGATCTATGACTACCTCAAGAACCAGGTCCCATTAACTACTGTTATGTGGAGGTTTTCAGAAGGGTGGGGAGGCAACTTGCCTCCTGGCCGAATCATTTAGGAACACCCCTTGAGGCTGAGGATTTGTGCCTGCCATACCCAAGGGAAGCAAATAAACAGTACATATAACAAGGCCTTTGCaaccttgtttcttctttgcatcaCCTGAGAGGTGCTAACTTTGGGCTTTGAAAATGCACCAGTGATGTGAAAGGCCAGCAAGCTGAAATTCAGTGTTGTTTAGCAATCCCCATAGTTCTTATGAACCCGAGACTATCATCCTGGCACTAATCATACTGAGGGAAGACAGATtcttccatcacacacacacacacacacacacacacacacacacacgcacacgcacacacacacacacacacacacacacacacacgccctccGCAAAGGAGCTGGGAATCAGAATTGTCAGTTAACCCATCAAGCAAATATCTCCAGGTCTCTGGGCCTGTTTCCTTATTCAGCAAACAAGGGTGTTTCCCTTGGATCAGATTGCATACACTGCTCTAAGGGAAGAGAATCAAGATTCAGGATTCGCCCTGACCACCAGCCTGTCTCTCTAGGACAGACCCAGAGCAGGGCCCCATTTAATCCTGCCCCTTACAAAAGGACTACTGAGATCTCAGACTCAACGATTCTAGATCCTTAACACAAAAacacccttccctttctctcgGAGTATTGCACACATTGTGTCAGTTACCACTGGCCTGGCCTACTGGAAGTCGCCATGCAGGGTCCCTTCCACACTCCCACCTCCAGGCCTTTCCCTCACGTGGCCGCCAGAGGGAGCCTGCGAACCGGGTTTATCTGGGACCTCTATGATGATGAATTAATTCTTCAAACCCACCAAGGCTTTGAACCTGTCTCTGCCAAGCGGCCTCCTTTTTCAAATAATATGCCAACCCATAACTCTTCCTCAACCCCATCCATACCCTACTTCTCGAACGCCCGGACTCCTCAGATGCAGCAGAACCTTCCTGAATGCCTCAGAACAAAGGCACACTCTCCCACATCTCCTACAGCATTCTCGCTACAACTCCCTCACCCATGCCATGCACCTTGTTCCATCAGCCTGTCTCACTCCCACCCTATCTATGCCAGAGTCCCCTTCAGGCCCGCTACATCTACCCCCAGTTTCCCGCCTCCGCACCCTGCCCC
This Mus musculus strain C57BL/6J chromosome 7, GRCm38.p6 C57BL/6J DNA region includes the following protein-coding sequences:
- the Zbtb45 gene encoding zinc finger and BTB domain-containing protein 45, with the protein product MAATEAVHHIHLQNFSRSLLETLNGQRLGGHFCDVTVRIREASLRAHRCVLAAGSPFFQDKLLLGHSEIRVPPVVPAQTVRQLVEFLYSGSLVVAQGEALQVLTAASVLRIQTVIDECTQIIARARVPNTPAPAPLPPPVPPPLAPAQLRHRLRHLLAARPPGHPNAAHSRKQRQPARLQLPAPPAPIKAEGPDAEPALTAAPEDRGEEDDDEETDEETDAEEGEGGGGGPGEGQAPPAFPDCAGGFLTTAADSAREDPPASTGITDYGGAGRDFLRGTGVTEDVFPDSYVSAWHEESSGGPESCPVETSAPPDCALAGPRPTGVKTPGPPVALFPFHLGAPGPPAPTPPTPSGPAPAPPPTFYPTLQPDAAPSAQLGETQAVPAAPAAQATAISGTPVRAPGGQGAEQPAYECSHCRKTFSSRKNYTKHMFIHSGEKPHQCAVCWRSFSLRDYLLKHMVTHTGVRAFQCAVCAKRFTQKSSLNVHMRTHRPERAPCPACGKVFSHRALLERHLAAHPAP